In one Brevibacillus composti genomic region, the following are encoded:
- a CDS encoding ISL3 family transposase, protein MCLDFSTDFIGLPSFHLTHWEKTKETDWIAVLEPNSACHLCPICLRASTNHARPGRRILRHRFVPSWGTVWVSVPVYRQRCASCVLTWTVEWNGIPPRGSVTSAFQEMAVDMCRSRDLLSVAKQLSVAYSTLERWYYQLAPQRLAQPKEHEAPEVVCLDEFALQKGHKYGVNLMDAQTGHIWQVTEGRSREQVRNALQQWPFRKAPHVVVTDLAPGMAETVRQVWKHTLVVADKFHVIQLFSKALEATRKRTHARGTHRRGRHEQRLLHTIPDKLKPEELQELKIWLAEDPHLERLYYALQDIRTVYAVQTQEAGEEALQKWIVDHLYSPTPAVRSIAKTIVQWREPIQNYFSFRVTNAKIEGTHNKVKVIKRRAYGYRNLERFKIRIRLECKPAT, encoded by the coding sequence TTGTGCCTTGATTTTAGCACAGACTTTATCGGACTTCCATCATTCCATCTCACACATTGGGAAAAAACAAAGGAAACGGATTGGATCGCTGTTCTGGAACCGAATTCTGCCTGTCATCTTTGTCCGATCTGCCTCCGAGCCAGTACCAACCATGCCCGTCCTGGACGGCGTATTCTTCGTCATCGTTTCGTTCCTTCTTGGGGGACCGTCTGGGTATCCGTTCCCGTGTATCGCCAGCGCTGTGCGAGTTGTGTGCTTACATGGACAGTGGAATGGAACGGTATCCCGCCTCGAGGATCGGTCACCTCTGCATTTCAAGAGATGGCGGTGGATATGTGCCGCAGCCGGGATTTGCTCTCGGTTGCCAAGCAATTGAGTGTGGCCTACTCGACACTCGAACGCTGGTACTACCAACTGGCCCCCCAACGCCTTGCTCAACCAAAAGAACATGAAGCTCCTGAAGTGGTCTGTCTGGATGAGTTTGCTCTGCAAAAAGGACATAAGTATGGCGTGAACCTCATGGATGCTCAAACCGGTCATATCTGGCAAGTCACAGAAGGACGTTCACGTGAACAGGTACGAAACGCGCTACAGCAATGGCCTTTTCGTAAGGCTCCCCATGTAGTTGTCACGGATTTGGCTCCAGGAATGGCTGAAACCGTACGTCAGGTCTGGAAGCATACCCTTGTGGTAGCAGATAAATTTCACGTGATCCAGCTTTTCTCTAAAGCGTTGGAAGCTACCCGAAAACGCACTCATGCTCGTGGAACACATCGTCGGGGCAGACATGAACAACGCCTGCTCCATACGATCCCTGACAAGCTGAAGCCCGAAGAGCTTCAGGAACTGAAGATTTGGTTAGCAGAAGATCCACATCTGGAACGACTCTACTATGCGCTTCAAGACATAAGAACCGTGTATGCCGTTCAAACCCAAGAGGCAGGGGAGGAAGCGCTTCAGAAATGGATTGTCGACCATCTCTATTCTCCGACTCCTGCGGTTCGTTCCATTGCCAAAACGATTGTCCAGTGGCGAGAGCCCATTCAGAATTATTTCTCCTTTCGGGTAACGAATGCCAAGATTGAAGGGACACACAACAAAGTGAAGGTAATCAAACGAAGAGCCTACGGCTACCGCAATCTAGAGAGATTCAAGATTCGCATTAGACTGGAGTGTAAACCGGCTACATAA
- a CDS encoding MDR family MFS transporter has translation MYWRSWDLNLKVRLFGELITHTFFWMYFPFMALYFSDVFGKNVAGLLLTIPPLLGIFSNLAGGYLADRIGRRKTMLFSISLSTVMFALFAFSPSPWIDYIAFIGIGMAGSMFWPASSAMVADLTTEEERRVVFATFYTAMNIGVVLGPVLGSIFFVHYRFELLLVCTIMELVYAIAIFFLIKETLPSLVGKTEESGPPPRFSLKEQFRSYTVIFQDKPFAIYILAGILVAIAFMQLDLYMALYVKENVHNQPLVWWGDWSFSIGGTSAFGWLMGLNGLLVVLFTLPVTRWFRNWSDQSSLILSSVLYGFGFFLMAFTVNIWLLFGCMFILTMGELIRTPVAQSFISKYAPEDARGQYMGASSLQFSIGRFIAPLAIGLSQWVAPLGVFSIILGLSLLSALLYVYMFRLIPPIKNEVLEKVN, from the coding sequence TTACTTTAGCGATGTCTTCGGCAAAAATGTGGCCGGACTGCTGCTGACGATCCCGCCCTTGCTCGGCATTTTTTCCAATCTGGCCGGAGGATACCTGGCGGACCGGATTGGGCGGAGAAAGACGATGCTGTTTTCGATTTCGCTGTCCACAGTCATGTTTGCCCTGTTTGCCTTTTCACCGTCGCCCTGGATCGACTACATTGCATTTATCGGCATCGGGATGGCCGGGTCGATGTTTTGGCCGGCCAGCTCGGCGATGGTGGCCGACCTGACGACAGAGGAGGAGCGCCGCGTCGTCTTCGCCACCTTTTACACGGCCATGAACATCGGGGTGGTGCTCGGACCGGTGCTCGGCTCGATCTTTTTCGTGCACTACCGCTTTGAACTGCTGCTGGTCTGTACGATTATGGAGCTGGTGTACGCGATTGCCATTTTCTTTTTGATCAAAGAGACCCTTCCCTCGCTTGTCGGAAAGACGGAGGAAAGCGGACCGCCGCCGCGTTTTTCGCTGAAGGAGCAGTTCCGAAGCTACACCGTTATTTTTCAAGACAAACCATTTGCGATCTACATCCTGGCCGGCATCCTGGTCGCCATCGCTTTCATGCAGCTGGATTTGTACATGGCCCTCTATGTCAAAGAGAATGTCCACAACCAGCCGCTCGTCTGGTGGGGCGACTGGTCCTTCTCCATCGGGGGCACATCGGCCTTTGGCTGGCTGATGGGACTGAACGGCTTGCTCGTCGTCTTGTTCACGCTGCCCGTCACCCGCTGGTTCCGTAACTGGAGCGACCAAAGCAGCCTGATCCTGTCGTCCGTTCTATACGGCTTTGGCTTTTTCCTGATGGCGTTCACCGTTAACATCTGGCTGCTGTTCGGCTGTATGTTCATTCTCACCATGGGCGAACTGATTCGCACCCCCGTGGCGCAGAGCTTTATCAGCAAGTACGCGCCCGAAGATGCGCGGGGCCAGTACATGGGCGCCTCTTCCCTGCAGTTTTCCATCGGCCGGTTTATTGCGCCGCTGGCAATCGGACTGTCGCAATGGGTAGCGCCGCTCGGCGTGTTTTCGATCATTCTCGGGCTTTCGCTGCTGAGTGCGCTCTTGTATGTGTACATGTTCCGGTTGATTCCCCCGATAAAAAATGAGGTCTTAGAGAAAGTGAATTAA